The genomic window TGACCAGCCTAAACGTAAAAAAGACATCAACTCCAACGCAGCCGGAGATGACCAGCAAGGTCCGATGTAAAAAGAATAGAATACAAAAAATCCCGAAATTACTTTCGGGATTTTTTATTTGTCGGCTTCTGCCGCTTCCAGTTTGGAAAGTTTTGCCAATTCCGCTTCGTAGATTCTCTTTCTCAGGTCGCTGGAAGAAAACCGGTGATCTCTTTTGTTGTAAAAGATTTCGATTCCTTTTTCCTCACAGTATTTTTTCCCTGTAAAATCCCTGTCCAGATAATCGTCTCCGATAATTCTAACGTCGATTACAAATGACTTCAGGATGTCCAAAAGATCTTCTTCCGTATAATAAGGAATAATTTCGTCCACTGCGTCCACCGCTTTCAGCTGGATATATCTTTCAACAATCGTCTGTGTCGGTTTATTCTTGGTCGGACGATCGTGTGACGGATCGATCTGTAATCCTACGATTAGATAATCGCAAACCGTTTTGGCTTCTTCCAGCATCTTAATGTGCCCTGCATGAAGCAGATCGAAAGACGAGAATGTAATACCTATTCTTTCTGTTTTCATATGAATATTTTTTATAACTAAAATTTTACGTGTTTCTTGTTTCTAAATATTTCTGCCAATTCCATACCGTTTTCAACGCTTCTTCCAAAGAGGTTTCAGATTTCCACTGCAGTTCTTTTTGTGCTTTGTCGACATTGGCATAAGCAATGGTAATATCTCCTTCTCTTCTGTCGCAGATCTGGTAAGGCACCTGGACATCATTTGCTATCTCAAAAGCTTTCACCACTTCTAAGACCGATGCTCCTCTTCCTGTCCCAAGATTAAAGATATCAATCGTGGCCACATTGGATTCATCTTCCATCAGCTTTTTTAAAGCCGCTACGTGTGCTTTTGCCAGGTCTACTACATAAATATAGTCGCGTACAGCCGTTCCGTCTAGCGTAGGGTAATCATTCCCCCAAATGCTGAGTTTTTCCCGCACCCCTGCGGCCGTTTGCATTACGTAAGGTACTAAATTATTCGGAATCCCGATCGGTAATTCACCGATTTTTGCTGAGGGATGTGCACCTATAGGATTGAAATACCTCAATAATGAAATCTTCCGGTGATAAGCTTTGGCAAAATCGATCAGGATCTCCTCTCCCATCTGTTTTGTTTTACCATATACACTCTCGGGCATTTTTAGCGGAGCGTTTTCGTCGATCGGCATCTGATCCGCCTGGCCATATACCGTGCAGGATGAACTGAAAATAAAGTTGGAAATTCCCCTTTCTTTAAATTCCTGAAGGATATTGATCAATGTGAACAGGTTATTTTCATAGTAATCCACCGGTTTCAGCTGGCTTTCTCCCACCGCTTTGGAAGCCGCAAAATTGATACAGCCGTCGATCTTATGAGCATCAAAAACCTGGGTAAGAAGCTCTCTCCTTTTCAGGTCGAAAGGATAAAAAACTGGTTTTCTGCCCGTAATTTCTTCAATATTCTTTAAAATAAATTTTTCCGAATGGGACAGGTCATCCACAATTACCACTTCGTAATTGTTATTTAAAAGTTCCACTACCGTGTGAGAACCAATGTATCCGAGCCCCCCTGTTACTAGTATTGCCATTTTTTATTTTTTAGGACTTTGTCAAAGTTGAAAATCTTTGACAAAGTTTTCGTTTAATTCTCTTTTGTGACATTCAACAAAATTTTCACGATCTCCAAACAGTTCAATCAGCTCGTTACGCCGAATATTTGTCCTCGTATCAGAAATCACTGCAAGATAAGATGAAAATTTATAATTCTGAAAGTTTTCAGGATTTTGATGGATGTAAATAATTATATTTCTCAGATACTCTTCAGAATCAATACGAATTCTTTTGAAGGGCGATTCGAAAATCGGCCCGCTCCGCTGATATACCTTATTAAAAGCCTGGGTGTAGCTGCTGATCAGCCTTGCCATCTGTTTACTGAAAAAACATTCTTCCGAATGAAGACCGCTTTTCTTAAAAGGTAGTATCCCGTCCATTTCAGATTTTACCTGTAGCAGGAAATGAAAATGGTTGGGCATCAGGCAGTAGGCATAAATGTCAAAGTAGGGAATCAGGTACAGCCCTGCTTTCCGAAGAAAAAAGCGGCAGTTCTCATCATTCAAAAAGACCAATCGGGAATTTACGCCCCTATTGAAAATATGATAAAAATGACCAGCTTCCAAATGGTTTTCTCTTATTTTCATGTTTGTGTTTTTTGTGTTTTTTCTTAAAAACTTTGTCAAAGATTTTCAACTTTGACAAAGTGCTATTCAAAATTAGAGTGTGCCGATTTCATCAAGCTCAGATGCATTCAACCGGAATCTATTTCTATGGTTTAGATAAATCAATAATAAAAATAATCCTGTAATAATGGCAATGATAATAACAAAAAATACTGACTGCTGACATCAGTATATTTTGAATAATGGATACAAAAATCCACAACGTTTAATACAATTGCAAAAAAATAAATTACATTAAGGGTGATCACCGCTTTTTTAGTTTTTAATAAAAGTATGGTAAGTGCACCCGCATATGTTATAAAATAGCACGTATATAACAATACTTCTATACCCTTATTATCAGCCTGCATAATAAAGGAATACAGGCTAAAAACCGTAATTAAAAAGAAAATACTGCTAACAAAAAGATTAGCAATATATAATTTTTTACTATTAAATATAATTCTTTTCATTACTTCATAAACTCCAGCACTGCATCCGCAATATACTTCAGCTGCTCTTCGTCTAATTCCGTATGCATCGGAAGGGAAATTACCTGATCCAGCAATTTGTCTGTGTTTACGAAATCCGCATCATTGCTTTCCTGATAATAAGCCTTTTGCTTTCTTAAGGCCACAGGATAATAGATCATGGCAGGAATATCTTTTTCAGTCAGAAACTTTTGTAACTCATTACGTTTCCCATTCAGGATTCTAAGGGTATACTGATGGAAGACGTGGGTAGAATATTCTGCTCTTTTCGGTGTTAAGATATGTTCGTGACCGGCAAATGCTTCATCATAGTAATCAGCAGCTCTTCCTCTGGCTTCGTTATAATTGTCCAAATGTGGAAGCTTTTTCCGTAAAATAGCCGCCTGAACGCTGTCTAATCTTGAATTAACTCCTACTTCATCATGATAATATCTTTCATACATCCCGTGGTTAACAATACCTCTTAGACGGTGGGCCAGCTCATCGTTATTCGTAAAAATCGCTCCTCC from Chryseobacterium sp. SORGH_AS_0447 includes these protein-coding regions:
- a CDS encoding adenylyltransferase/cytidyltransferase family protein; amino-acid sequence: MKTERIGITFSSFDLLHAGHIKMLEEAKTVCDYLIVGLQIDPSHDRPTKNKPTQTIVERYIQLKAVDAVDEIIPYYTEEDLLDILKSFVIDVRIIGDDYLDRDFTGKKYCEEKGIEIFYNKRDHRFSSSDLRKRIYEAELAKLSKLEAAEADK
- the galE gene encoding UDP-glucose 4-epimerase GalE encodes the protein MAILVTGGLGYIGSHTVVELLNNNYEVVIVDDLSHSEKFILKNIEEITGRKPVFYPFDLKRRELLTQVFDAHKIDGCINFAASKAVGESQLKPVDYYENNLFTLINILQEFKERGISNFIFSSSCTVYGQADQMPIDENAPLKMPESVYGKTKQMGEEILIDFAKAYHRKISLLRYFNPIGAHPSAKIGELPIGIPNNLVPYVMQTAAGVREKLSIWGNDYPTLDGTAVRDYIYVVDLAKAHVAALKKLMEDESNVATIDIFNLGTGRGASVLEVVKAFEIANDVQVPYQICDRREGDITIAYANVDKAQKELQWKSETSLEEALKTVWNWQKYLETRNT